In one Natronosalvus amylolyticus genomic region, the following are encoded:
- a CDS encoding beta-galactosidase, with protein sequence MSVGVCYFPEQWPRERWETDVEAMAEAGLEYVRMAEFSWAVLEPERGDFDFEWLDRAVELIGEHGMEAVLCTPTATPPKWLVDERPEILQAEPDGTPRAFGSRRHYCFNSDAYREETRRIVEKLADHYADNPHVAGWQTDNEFGCHDTVRCYCDDCSRAFSEWLAERYEHVEELNTAWGNTFWSQRYNDFEAVDPPRHTAAEHHPSRLLEYYRFANDSVVEYNRLQADLLRERNDDWFITHNFMGRFDSLDAYSVSEDLDLVSWDSYPTGFVQDRLEDGHQPTPDQLRAGDPDQVGMDHDIYRSALDRPFWVMEQQPGDVNWPPHCPQPGDGAMRLWAHHAVAHGADAVLYFRWRRAVEGQEQYHAGLRKQDGSPDRGYEDATQTASEFENVLADGLDHVDAPVAVLHDYDNLWALSEQPHAPDFEYWNLLDAFYSAFRARGVQVDVVHPSSDLSGYDIVAAPALHLVTDALAARLTDFVETGGEVLFGPRSGVKDAYNKLQPRLQPGPLTDLVGARIDQHESLPPHLESCVTHLETGTNYEYRTWGEWLEPTTASPLLEYDGTTGGVACGRPAAVVNDERDGTVTYCGVWPEADLADALVEPILERAAVDYSSRLPDGVRVGARDGYTWVTNFSSDRYRIRPASETTPVIGGLEIDGFDVTVVEGDAVDDLSVVSLE encoded by the coding sequence ATGTCAGTTGGCGTCTGTTACTTTCCGGAACAGTGGCCTCGAGAGCGGTGGGAAACCGACGTCGAGGCGATGGCTGAGGCGGGCCTCGAGTACGTTCGCATGGCCGAATTCTCCTGGGCCGTCCTCGAACCAGAGCGCGGCGACTTCGATTTCGAGTGGCTCGACAGAGCCGTCGAACTAATCGGCGAACACGGGATGGAGGCCGTTTTGTGTACGCCGACTGCAACCCCGCCGAAGTGGCTCGTCGACGAACGGCCGGAGATTTTGCAAGCGGAACCCGACGGAACGCCTCGAGCGTTCGGCAGTCGGCGACATTACTGTTTCAACTCCGACGCCTACCGCGAAGAGACGCGCCGAATCGTCGAGAAACTCGCCGACCACTACGCCGATAACCCCCACGTTGCTGGCTGGCAAACCGACAACGAGTTCGGCTGTCACGACACGGTTCGGTGTTACTGTGATGACTGTTCGAGGGCCTTTAGCGAGTGGCTCGCCGAACGGTACGAACACGTCGAGGAACTCAACACTGCCTGGGGGAACACCTTCTGGAGCCAACGCTACAACGACTTCGAGGCCGTCGACCCGCCGCGTCACACTGCAGCCGAACACCATCCCTCGAGATTGCTCGAGTACTATCGATTCGCGAACGATTCGGTGGTCGAGTACAATCGGCTCCAGGCGGACCTGCTTCGCGAACGCAACGACGACTGGTTCATCACCCACAATTTCATGGGTCGGTTCGACTCGCTCGACGCCTACTCGGTCAGCGAGGACCTCGACCTCGTCTCCTGGGACTCGTATCCGACCGGCTTCGTCCAGGACCGCCTCGAGGATGGGCACCAACCCACGCCGGACCAGCTACGGGCAGGCGACCCAGACCAGGTCGGCATGGATCACGACATCTATCGAAGCGCACTCGACCGTCCGTTCTGGGTCATGGAACAACAGCCTGGTGACGTCAACTGGCCACCCCACTGCCCACAGCCGGGTGACGGTGCGATGCGACTCTGGGCCCACCACGCGGTCGCCCACGGGGCCGATGCCGTCCTGTATTTTCGTTGGCGACGAGCTGTCGAAGGTCAAGAACAGTATCACGCGGGGCTCCGAAAACAGGACGGCTCGCCGGACCGGGGCTACGAGGACGCGACGCAGACCGCCTCGGAGTTCGAGAACGTCCTCGCGGACGGCCTGGACCACGTCGACGCACCCGTCGCCGTCTTGCACGATTACGACAACCTCTGGGCGCTGTCCGAACAGCCACACGCGCCGGATTTCGAATACTGGAACCTGCTAGACGCCTTCTACAGCGCGTTCCGTGCACGCGGCGTGCAAGTCGACGTGGTCCATCCCTCCAGTGACCTCTCAGGATACGACATCGTGGCCGCGCCCGCACTACATCTGGTAACTGATGCGTTGGCTGCCAGACTGACCGACTTCGTCGAAACGGGTGGCGAGGTGCTGTTCGGTCCTCGATCGGGCGTCAAAGACGCCTACAACAAGCTGCAGCCACGACTCCAGCCCGGGCCGCTCACGGACCTGGTTGGCGCACGTATCGACCAACACGAGTCGCTGCCACCACACCTCGAGAGCTGCGTTACCCACCTCGAGACGGGCACGAACTACGAATACCGAACCTGGGGCGAATGGCTCGAGCCGACGACCGCATCACCACTTCTCGAGTACGATGGAACGACCGGTGGCGTTGCGTGCGGGCGACCGGCTGCCGTGGTCAACGACGAACGCGACGGCACCGTCACTTACTGTGGCGTCTGGCCCGAAGCCGACCTCGCAGACGCTCTCGTCGAACCGATACTCGAGCGGGCCGCCGTCGACTACAGCTCCCGACTCCCAGACGGCGTTCGCGTGGGCGCTCGCGATGGCTACACGTGGGTCACGAACTTTTCCAGTGACCGGTATCGGATTCGGCCCGCTAGCGAGACCACGCCGGTTATCGGTGGGCTCGAAATCGACGGCTTCGACGTCACCGTGGTCGAAGGCGACGCCGTTGACGACCTGTCCGTTGTCTCCCTCGAGTGA
- a CDS encoding alkaline phosphatase family protein, producing the protein MGLFDRLRGDGNPRVAFIGIDGVPYSLLADNRDRFPTFDALAKEGTAAEISSIVPPESSACWPALTTGVNPGETGVYGFQDREIGTYETYVPMGREVQATRLWNRVTDANRNATVFNVPVTFPPQRDIQRMVSGFLSPGLEKAAFPDDVRQQLESLDYRIDVNPKLGHEADKTAFIEDAHETLDARFEAFRHYLEEDDWDLFFGVFMTTDRVNHFLFKDYEQDGEYHDEFLEFYEKLDDCIGQIRDLLPDDVTLVVASDHGFTSLEYEVHFNEWLRQEGWLSFDTDSPQELADIADETRAYSFIPGRFYLNLEGREPRGSVAEADYDEVRDELRAMLESLEGPDGNPVVERVVDKETAFRGEHDAIAPDLVAIPTNGFDFKSGFKADNEVFDVGPRNGMHSFDDTTLIIDDPDAEIEDADLYDIAPTLLGLMDVDFKRSAFDGASLV; encoded by the coding sequence ATGGGTTTGTTCGACCGATTGCGCGGCGATGGAAATCCGCGCGTCGCGTTCATCGGCATCGATGGCGTGCCGTACAGTTTATTGGCAGATAACCGTGACCGCTTTCCTACCTTCGACGCCCTCGCGAAGGAGGGCACTGCCGCCGAGATCTCGAGTATCGTACCGCCGGAATCGAGTGCGTGCTGGCCGGCGCTGACGACCGGCGTCAACCCTGGCGAGACCGGTGTCTATGGCTTTCAGGACCGTGAGATCGGTACGTACGAGACCTATGTTCCCATGGGGCGAGAGGTCCAGGCCACTCGCCTCTGGAACCGAGTGACAGACGCCAATCGAAACGCCACCGTGTTCAACGTTCCCGTCACGTTTCCGCCACAGCGAGATATCCAGCGAATGGTCTCTGGTTTTCTCTCACCGGGCCTCGAGAAGGCTGCCTTCCCCGACGACGTCCGCCAGCAGCTAGAATCGCTCGACTACCGAATCGACGTGAACCCCAAACTGGGGCACGAAGCGGATAAAACTGCCTTCATCGAGGACGCCCACGAAACCCTCGATGCCCGGTTCGAAGCGTTCCGTCACTACCTCGAGGAAGACGACTGGGACCTGTTTTTCGGCGTCTTCATGACGACCGACCGCGTGAATCACTTCCTGTTCAAAGATTATGAACAGGACGGTGAGTACCACGATGAATTCCTCGAGTTTTACGAGAAACTGGACGACTGCATCGGCCAGATTCGGGACCTGCTTCCAGACGACGTCACGCTCGTCGTCGCCTCAGACCACGGATTCACCAGCCTCGAGTACGAAGTGCACTTCAACGAGTGGCTCCGTCAGGAGGGGTGGCTCTCGTTCGACACCGATTCACCGCAGGAACTCGCGGATATCGCCGACGAGACACGTGCCTACTCGTTTATCCCTGGGCGCTTCTATCTCAATCTCGAGGGGCGAGAGCCACGCGGTTCCGTCGCGGAAGCTGACTACGACGAGGTGCGAGACGAACTCAGAGCCATGCTCGAGTCACTCGAAGGGCCGGACGGCAACCCCGTCGTCGAACGTGTCGTCGACAAGGAGACGGCTTTCCGCGGCGAACACGACGCCATCGCACCCGATCTGGTCGCAATTCCAACCAACGGCTTCGACTTCAAATCCGGCTTCAAAGCCGACAACGAGGTGTTCGACGTTGGGCCACGAAACGGAATGCACAGTTTCGACGACACCACGCTGATCATCGACGACCCGGACGCCGAGATCGAAGACGCCGACCTGTACGACATCGCACCAACGTTGCTCGGGTTGATGGATGTCGATTTCAAGCGGTCGGCGTTCGACGGAGCGAGTCTAGTCTGA
- a CDS encoding DUF371 domain-containing protein, with amino-acid sequence MTEVIHARGHEHVSARHSSTFEITSDDFLTPAGDCILAIEADRTPADFAPEFIEACQSKTATIRVTIEAGGHSDSVAGRGDPALEFTNERSAVGRTSEYVDDRTVMLEAEHAAEGFDRELVDVLEAGHDVKVTFAVECFDKQ; translated from the coding sequence CTGACTGAAGTGATACACGCCCGGGGACACGAACACGTTTCGGCCCGACACTCGAGCACGTTCGAAATCACCTCGGACGACTTTCTGACGCCTGCCGGCGATTGTATCCTCGCTATCGAGGCCGACCGCACCCCTGCGGATTTTGCTCCCGAATTTATCGAGGCCTGCCAATCGAAGACGGCGACGATCAGGGTCACGATCGAGGCTGGTGGACACAGCGACAGCGTCGCCGGACGGGGCGACCCCGCACTCGAGTTTACCAACGAACGGAGTGCTGTCGGTCGAACGAGCGAGTACGTCGACGACAGAACGGTCATGCTCGAGGCCGAGCACGCTGCCGAAGGATTCGATCGTGAACTGGTCGATGTGCTCGAGGCGGGCCACGACGTGAAAGTGACGTTCGCCGTCGAATGCTTCGACAAACAATAG
- a CDS encoding ATP-dependent helicase codes for MNVDTLPVPAGELPFDPETVAIDDGDVFEALEPAVRQWWLEEFGEYVPENGGFFTPPQKGAIPRIQSRTNTLICAPTGSGKTLASFTAIINELYRRSRETAGLENSVYCLYISPLKSLANDIHRNLEVPLEGITSIANRSSSNNNTADDEGNADSIDEIRHAIRHGDTSSSERQAMLETTPHILNTTPETLAILLNSPKFRNKLRTVEYVIVDEIHSLAANKRGTHLSVSLERLTSLVDHDEEITRIGCSATIDPLSTVAEFLVGSEHRDGKHEDADSRGSDAVADDREGDGNGNVSPLLPTLEPRDYEIVDARFAREFDIELECPVDDLINTRRDVVQEKFYTLLHEHIQSHTNTLVFTNTRSGAERVLHGLRERFDAYDEENSGCHHGSLSKDVRQRIERSLKTGDLDVVTTSTSLELGIDMPHVDLVVQIGSPKSVASLLQRVGRAGHRVGQTVTGRVIALDRDELLECAVMCKRADEGFVDSVSIPRNAQDVAAQHVYGMAIAEIRPEREIREILTRAYPYRTYGDHEWEALMRYLTAEYAGMEDRNVYAKVWRDENDPPDGTHHYEEYAVGQPLMGKRGRLARVIYMTNIGTIPDSFSCDVHTRSDSTWVGQLDENYLDTLEKGDVFVLGGEHFEYRYRRGSKVYVDRTSARPTVPSWFAERLPLSTDMGREILAFQRDLLEHHRAGGASRVRAWLREFPLDDSSVRAIARLFEYQLQYAGPESVSTDTRLAIEVERDRQEYERHYYVHSCYGRQVNDGLSRLVAYRCAQQATADVKVAVADNGFVLTMPLNRKVDLEGIIEGLTAEAVRGELRNALQGTDLLQRYFRINATRALMILKRYKGYEKSASEQQVSSEMLLGFAEDLEDFAVMDETYREILEDKLAVSEIERIVEQLETGEIYLSRQLVESPTPRAFGLATLSASDVVLAEDESAVLQAFHEHVLEEIGEKSGRTR; via the coding sequence ATGAACGTCGATACCCTGCCAGTGCCGGCAGGAGAGTTGCCGTTCGATCCCGAAACGGTCGCTATCGACGACGGTGACGTCTTCGAAGCTCTCGAGCCAGCCGTCAGGCAATGGTGGCTCGAGGAATTTGGCGAGTACGTCCCCGAAAACGGCGGATTTTTCACCCCGCCACAGAAGGGTGCGATCCCCAGAATTCAGTCGCGGACGAACACCCTCATCTGTGCACCGACGGGCTCCGGGAAGACCCTCGCCTCGTTTACGGCGATCATCAACGAACTGTATCGACGCAGTCGTGAGACGGCGGGGCTCGAGAATTCGGTCTACTGTCTGTATATTTCGCCGTTGAAATCGCTCGCCAACGACATTCACCGGAATCTCGAGGTGCCGCTCGAAGGTATTACTTCAATAGCAAATAGATCCAGCTCCAATAACAATACGGCAGATGACGAGGGAAACGCAGACAGCATCGACGAGATACGCCATGCGATCCGTCACGGCGACACCAGCTCGAGCGAGCGCCAGGCCATGCTTGAGACGACGCCACACATTCTCAATACGACCCCAGAGACCCTCGCTATCCTCCTCAACTCGCCGAAATTCCGGAACAAACTGCGAACCGTGGAGTACGTCATCGTCGATGAAATCCACTCGCTGGCGGCGAACAAACGCGGAACACACCTGTCGGTCAGCCTCGAGCGACTGACCTCGCTGGTCGACCACGACGAGGAAATAACGCGCATCGGCTGCTCGGCGACTATCGACCCACTGTCGACCGTCGCGGAGTTCCTGGTTGGTAGCGAACATCGTGACGGGAAGCATGAGGACGCGGATAGCCGGGGAAGCGATGCGGTTGCGGACGATCGGGAAGGCGACGGAAACGGAAACGTTTCACCGCTCTTACCCACTCTCGAGCCCCGAGACTACGAAATCGTCGACGCTCGATTCGCTCGCGAGTTCGACATCGAACTCGAGTGTCCCGTCGACGATTTGATTAACACCCGCCGTGACGTCGTCCAGGAAAAGTTCTACACGCTACTGCACGAGCACATCCAATCACACACGAACACCCTCGTGTTCACGAACACGCGCTCAGGAGCCGAGCGCGTGTTACACGGCCTCAGGGAGCGTTTCGACGCGTACGACGAGGAAAACTCCGGCTGTCACCACGGGAGTCTCTCTAAAGACGTTCGCCAGCGTATCGAGCGCTCGTTGAAAACCGGCGACCTCGACGTCGTCACCACTTCGACCAGCCTCGAGTTAGGCATCGACATGCCACACGTCGACCTCGTGGTCCAGATCGGGTCGCCGAAATCGGTCGCCTCGCTCTTACAGCGAGTGGGGCGGGCGGGCCATCGAGTCGGCCAGACCGTGACCGGCCGGGTCATCGCACTCGACCGAGACGAACTGCTCGAGTGCGCAGTCATGTGTAAACGCGCAGACGAGGGCTTCGTCGACTCCGTTTCCATACCCAGAAACGCGCAGGACGTCGCCGCCCAGCACGTGTACGGCATGGCGATCGCTGAAATCCGACCCGAGCGGGAAATCCGGGAGATCCTGACTCGAGCCTATCCGTATCGAACCTACGGGGACCACGAGTGGGAAGCGCTGATGCGGTACCTGACCGCCGAATACGCTGGGATGGAAGACCGAAACGTCTACGCGAAAGTCTGGCGCGACGAAAACGACCCACCTGACGGCACGCATCACTACGAGGAGTATGCTGTCGGCCAGCCGCTTATGGGCAAACGCGGTCGCCTCGCTCGCGTCATCTACATGACTAACATCGGGACGATACCGGACTCGTTTAGCTGTGATGTCCACACCCGGAGCGACAGTACCTGGGTCGGCCAACTCGACGAAAACTACCTCGACACGCTCGAGAAAGGCGACGTGTTCGTACTCGGTGGCGAGCACTTCGAGTATCGCTACAGACGCGGCTCGAAGGTGTACGTCGACCGCACGAGCGCCCGGCCGACGGTCCCCTCCTGGTTCGCCGAACGCCTCCCGCTCTCGACCGATATGGGGCGTGAAATTCTCGCGTTCCAGCGCGACCTCCTCGAGCACCATCGGGCGGGTGGCGCCTCGAGAGTTCGGGCCTGGCTTCGCGAATTCCCGTTAGACGACTCGAGCGTGCGAGCCATCGCGCGACTGTTCGAGTATCAGTTGCAATACGCGGGGCCAGAGAGCGTGAGCACCGACACTCGGCTGGCAATCGAAGTCGAACGCGACCGCCAGGAGTACGAGCGCCACTATTACGTCCACTCGTGTTACGGTCGACAGGTAAACGACGGGCTCTCCCGACTGGTCGCGTACCGATGTGCACAGCAAGCCACCGCCGACGTGAAAGTCGCCGTGGCCGACAACGGATTCGTGTTGACGATGCCATTGAATCGGAAAGTGGACCTCGAGGGGATTATCGAGGGCCTCACCGCCGAGGCCGTTCGTGGAGAGCTTCGGAATGCATTACAGGGAACCGACCTGTTACAGCGATATTTCCGCATCAATGCCACCCGGGCGCTGATGATTCTCAAACGCTACAAGGGCTACGAGAAATCGGCCAGCGAACAGCAGGTCTCGAGTGAGATGTTACTCGGTTTCGCCGAAGACCTCGAGGACTTTGCCGTCATGGACGAAACGTATCGCGAAATCCTCGAGGACAAACTCGCCGTCTCCGAAATCGAACGGATCGTCGAGCAACTCGAAACTGGCGAGATTTACCTCTCGAGACAGCTCGTCGAGTCACCGACACCTCGAGCGTTCGGATTGGCCACGCTGTCGGCGAGCGACGTCGTTCTGGCTGAAGACGAGAGCGCCGTTTTACAGGCATTTCACGAGCACGTCCTCGAGGAAATCGGCGAGAAATCCGGTCGTACCCGCTAG
- a CDS encoding MBL fold metallo-hydrolase codes for MRVTFLGTGSAIPTGDRYQSSILVQEDGHSLLVDCGSGSLQRLQQSGVGFEAISSVLLTHHHLDHVADLLPLMKARWLAGEESLEIVGPQGTKALVDGLLSVHEYMQDRLELQVREVVADDFTVAGFDVRGYETRHSLPCLAYRFDDYLTVSGDSEAFAGLANFADGSGILVHDCSFPDDVDVSNHPTPDALGKVLAGKDIGRVYLTHLYPHTEGRHTEMRDSIARHYDGDVRFAEDLQTVSIE; via the coding sequence ATGCGCGTCACGTTTCTCGGCACCGGCAGTGCGATTCCCACCGGCGATCGATACCAGTCGAGTATCCTCGTTCAGGAGGATGGCCACTCGTTGCTCGTCGACTGTGGCAGTGGCTCCCTCCAGCGCCTCCAGCAATCAGGGGTTGGATTCGAAGCCATCTCGAGTGTCCTCCTCACCCACCATCATCTCGATCACGTCGCCGACCTTTTACCGCTGATGAAGGCGCGTTGGCTCGCGGGTGAGGAGTCTCTCGAAATTGTCGGTCCACAGGGTACAAAGGCGCTCGTCGACGGGTTACTCTCGGTCCACGAGTATATGCAAGATCGGCTCGAGTTACAGGTTCGCGAAGTGGTCGCCGACGACTTTACGGTCGCCGGATTCGACGTTAGGGGGTATGAAACCAGACACTCGTTGCCGTGTCTGGCCTATCGTTTCGACGATTACCTGACGGTAAGCGGTGACAGCGAGGCGTTCGCTGGCCTGGCGAACTTCGCCGATGGCTCCGGGATTCTGGTCCACGACTGTTCGTTCCCAGACGATGTGGACGTCTCGAATCACCCGACGCCGGACGCCCTTGGAAAAGTTCTCGCGGGCAAAGACATCGGTCGCGTCTATCTGACCCACCTGTATCCACACACGGAGGGACGCCACACCGAGATGCGCGACTCGATCGCTCGCCACTACGATGGTGACGTTCGGTTTGCCGAGGACTTACAGACGGTTTCGATCGAGTGA
- a CDS encoding enoyl-CoA hydratase/isomerase family protein, which yields MQVDSADGVLEITFDRPGVMNAFTPETAEELADAIEDATVSEYHAVVLTGQGPAFSAGGDIEAMAERREGPQEAFDRISETFGRVVEAMLECPVPIVAKINGDAVGAGLAIAALSDFAYASEDATFSCAFVRVGLIPDTGGTFLLPKLVGLRTAKQLAFTGEFFDADRAANLDLINEAVPAANLEERVTETVERLGRRPTSTIGLMKRGMHENLGRHWGEALEYENLLQVQAYTSDAHEEGVSAFLEGRKPDFD from the coding sequence ATGCAGGTTGACAGTGCCGATGGCGTGCTCGAGATCACGTTCGACCGACCAGGTGTGATGAACGCGTTTACGCCGGAGACGGCCGAGGAACTGGCGGATGCGATCGAAGATGCCACGGTATCCGAGTACCACGCGGTCGTCCTTACCGGCCAGGGGCCGGCATTTAGCGCCGGGGGCGACATCGAGGCGATGGCGGAACGTCGGGAAGGACCGCAGGAGGCGTTCGACCGGATTTCGGAGACGTTCGGTCGCGTCGTCGAAGCGATGCTCGAGTGTCCCGTGCCGATCGTCGCAAAGATCAACGGTGACGCTGTCGGCGCTGGGTTGGCAATCGCCGCCCTTTCGGATTTCGCCTATGCGAGCGAGGACGCAACGTTCTCGTGTGCGTTCGTCCGCGTCGGACTCATCCCGGATACGGGTGGAACCTTCCTCTTGCCCAAACTGGTCGGCCTTCGCACGGCCAAACAACTCGCGTTCACCGGTGAGTTCTTCGACGCCGACCGGGCAGCAAATCTCGATTTGATCAACGAAGCCGTTCCGGCTGCGAACCTCGAGGAACGAGTGACCGAAACCGTCGAGCGATTGGGCCGGCGTCCGACGTCGACTATCGGGCTGATGAAACGAGGAATGCACGAAAACCTCGGTCGACACTGGGGAGAGGCACTCGAGTACGAAAACTTGCTGCAGGTGCAGGCATACACGTCGGACGCACACGAAGAAGGCGTGTCCGCGTTCCTCGAGGGGCGAAAACCGGATTTCGACTGA
- a CDS encoding asparagine synthase-related protein → MVGLTGRIGSPVEASRSEAASFEASLEGLLHTDRLSSSVIYDGRGNAESHRFQVGYTAYPSYPIERFETEEYLFCLEGILYDVPDASLADELQSIASLLFETGQRTDDKGNSTTDAQLEEFREWLLDVDGTFLCAILEKETGELVLFNDVLGRLPTYYYADSDRVLFSRELRYLLESVPPEFDRLGAAQCLLFGYSLGTRTLIDGVERLRPGTLVRIRADPLDLEIIDVHTFSFDDPKHTTRTRSQNARELATRFVSACDRRAGSFETDLISLSGGLDSRSVLAGYHAAGRQIKAATMESAEYVPISDVELAEELADAFDVEWQSYDVGHPSGADLDTLIKTKNGQIGLMTSFVLTFLRQLEADHGHSMAYITGDGGDKALPDLTPSRSVERGDLPDYIIAENSILDIDQVARITGVSTAAIRQSVREHVRTYPETTVDGTYIHFLLYERAANFLFEGEDRNRLFFWSETPFYSLPFFRYAMNCPPEQKTRYKLYRSFLQSLSPTAANCTHALYGAPVNSYRHAAGALADDILSRYPSVLETLKPIIKSVNDLDTEATLDPATLECIRDQVDRIDTLEARFDTDELHQFLDTADDREKYAVYRIFALTSVIDDLTSTEQNRPSILERRSDTIFA, encoded by the coding sequence ATGGTTGGACTCACTGGCCGTATCGGATCACCGGTCGAGGCATCTCGAAGCGAGGCAGCGTCGTTTGAGGCCTCGCTCGAGGGGCTGCTACACACCGATCGATTGTCGAGTTCCGTCATCTATGACGGCAGAGGAAACGCAGAGTCACACCGCTTCCAGGTTGGATACACTGCCTACCCTTCGTATCCGATCGAACGTTTCGAAACCGAGGAGTACCTGTTCTGTCTCGAGGGCATACTGTACGACGTCCCGGATGCGTCGCTCGCAGATGAACTGCAGTCTATCGCCTCGCTCCTGTTCGAAACCGGACAGAGGACTGACGACAAAGGAAATTCGACGACGGACGCTCAACTCGAGGAATTCCGGGAGTGGCTACTCGACGTCGATGGCACCTTTCTCTGTGCGATTCTCGAGAAGGAAACCGGTGAACTCGTGTTGTTCAACGACGTATTGGGCCGGTTGCCAACGTATTACTACGCCGATTCGGATCGTGTTCTGTTCTCTCGAGAACTTCGATACCTGCTCGAGTCGGTTCCACCCGAATTCGACCGACTCGGGGCCGCCCAGTGTTTGCTCTTTGGGTACTCGTTGGGCACGCGTACGCTGATCGATGGAGTCGAGCGGCTGCGACCGGGAACGCTGGTTCGTATCAGGGCCGATCCGCTCGACCTGGAGATCATCGACGTCCATACCTTCTCGTTCGACGACCCGAAACACACAACCCGGACTCGATCACAGAACGCCAGGGAGTTGGCGACCCGATTCGTATCCGCCTGTGACCGTCGCGCTGGTTCGTTCGAGACGGATCTCATCTCGCTGAGTGGTGGGCTCGATTCGCGCTCGGTACTCGCCGGCTATCACGCCGCCGGCCGACAGATCAAAGCGGCGACTATGGAGTCAGCGGAATACGTTCCCATTTCGGACGTCGAACTCGCCGAAGAGTTGGCTGACGCGTTCGATGTCGAGTGGCAATCGTACGACGTCGGCCATCCGTCCGGCGCAGACCTCGATACGCTTATCAAAACGAAAAACGGTCAAATCGGTCTCATGACTTCGTTCGTGCTGACATTTTTACGCCAACTCGAGGCCGACCACGGCCACTCGATGGCTTATATTACGGGTGACGGTGGCGACAAAGCGCTCCCCGACCTGACACCGTCCCGGTCGGTCGAAAGGGGAGATCTCCCCGACTACATCATCGCCGAAAACAGCATCCTCGACATCGATCAGGTGGCTCGAATAACGGGTGTGTCGACGGCGGCGATTCGCCAGAGCGTTCGCGAACACGTCCGTACCTATCCCGAGACGACCGTCGATGGGACCTACATACACTTCCTGCTGTACGAACGGGCCGCAAACTTCCTGTTTGAGGGAGAGGACCGAAATCGGCTCTTCTTCTGGAGTGAAACACCGTTTTACTCGCTCCCGTTTTTCCGCTATGCGATGAACTGTCCCCCAGAACAGAAGACGAGATACAAACTGTATCGTTCCTTCCTCCAGTCACTCTCACCAACTGCTGCGAACTGTACGCATGCGCTCTATGGTGCGCCAGTCAACTCCTACCGACACGCAGCTGGGGCGCTGGCCGACGATATCCTGTCACGGTATCCGTCCGTCCTCGAGACGCTCAAGCCGATAATCAAGTCCGTCAACGACCTCGACACCGAAGCGACACTCGACCCGGCGACGCTCGAGTGCATTCGAGACCAGGTCGACCGTATCGACACACTGGAAGCCAGGTTCGACACCGACGAACTGCATCAGTTCCTCGATACCGCTGATGACCGCGAGAAGTATGCCGTCTACCGAATCTTTGCGTTGACATCCGTTATCGACGACCTCACGTCCACCGAGCAGAACCGGCCGAGCATTCTCGAACGGCGCAGCGACACAATATTTGCTTGA
- a CDS encoding AsnC family transcriptional regulator: MRTLDETDLEILRLLVEDARRPYSDIAEQVGVSPPTVSDRIDRLQELGVIQGFSVDIDRTTVSSGTELLIDIELDPTIDNRVADRFGAIEHVEHVFTTADCRLLVLATVSQDRVRDLITEAVDLELVRSYTVQLLTDRQWTPTVGSTDLALACDECSNTVSSDGVSTVIDDTRYHFCCPTCQATFEDRYTSLSESA; the protein is encoded by the coding sequence ATGCGAACGCTGGATGAAACGGACCTCGAGATACTGCGACTGCTCGTCGAAGATGCTCGACGACCGTACAGCGATATTGCTGAACAGGTCGGAGTTTCGCCACCGACGGTTTCGGACCGAATCGATAGACTGCAAGAGCTGGGAGTTATTCAGGGGTTCAGTGTCGATATCGATCGCACAACTGTCTCGAGTGGCACCGAATTACTCATTGATATCGAACTCGATCCGACGATCGATAACCGCGTTGCAGACCGGTTTGGCGCAATCGAACACGTCGAGCACGTGTTCACGACGGCAGACTGTCGATTACTCGTTTTGGCGACCGTGTCTCAGGACCGTGTTCGTGACCTCATCACGGAAGCCGTCGATCTGGAACTCGTTCGTTCGTACACCGTCCAACTCCTGACCGATCGGCAGTGGACGCCGACCGTCGGGTCGACCGATCTGGCACTTGCGTGTGATGAGTGTTCGAACACCGTGTCGAGTGACGGGGTTTCGACCGTTATCGACGATACCCGGTATCACTTTTGCTGTCCGACCTGCCAGGCAACCTTCGAAGATAGATACACCAGCCTGAGCGAATCTGCCTGA